The sequence TAGGGAATGCATAAGATGCTTCCCCCTTGTCTGCCTTTTTAAAGATGTCTTATTGTTTGCAGATGGGGCCTCATTCACTACACAATGTGTATATGTGAAATGGCAATGCACACGTGCAAGCCATCTTACAATGAACTGTATTTCGCGGTTTGTCAACAGTGGAGAAATCATAAGTCTGAGACTTTTGTTATTTAGTGGAAACTATACAGCCTATGGAGATAACTCTCCTTGACACTTTTTTGATACTTTGTGAAGTAAAGGTTCGTGGAAACTAAAAGCAGGCTAAGTCAATTATCAAGAGAGCAGTGATGCTGCAAACAGCGTTATCCCTTCCGTCAGTccagtgaaaaacaaaaaacatgtttgTTTTTCACTGGACTGACAGGCATAGCATTGGGAAAGAAGTTGTCAGTCCTCATTTTAATGCTGAAGATGTTTAAGGTCACACAGTTTGGTTATGAAACATTCTACAAACGCAGTCACCGACTCCCATAACAGCACCAGATTAACTAGGTATCCAGGTGTTAGTTATGCTGCAGTCCGTTTCGGGGTCTTGGAGCAACCCATACTGTGTTGGCATCCATGTTGATGTCCACACAACATCTTTTTTGAGCATgtcgcacaaaaaaaacaaagttaaaCTGTAAGATGACATGAGGCCTCTCACTGCAAGCGGAATCCCTATGTCTTAACAAAATGGCCACGTCATATTTTATCTGTGTAGTACAAAATCACAATTTAGCAAGTCTCATTGAGCTTCACATACAAATTACATTCACCGACTGATAAAAATAGAATAAGTGCCAATGTACGCCCCCCCATCCTTACTTGGACCCTTGatttggatgagaaaaaaaacTCCATGACCCTCCCCCAAAAAGGGAGGGGGTCTCAGGAAGAACATCCAGAGGAGGGATATGTGTCAAATAGTTGCAGATTatacatgcaaaaaaaacaaactttgtcTTTCAGCTCGGCTCATTCATTGTAGTGCAATTTTTACCGTTATTGCATTCGTCGAAAGATTGGTttacttgccaaagaaaatattTGCCAGCAGTCCCATCAATGTAATCTCCATGGTATTCTCAACCATAATACACACCCCTCAACATCGCCACACAACCACTCTGGTCCATCTGTTTCTAGGCAACGTCTGGTCTTGCTGCCAATGACTTTTCCCTCCAGTAGAAAGCAGAGTATAGTAGCAAGCTAGCAAGGATGGAATCTCCTGTAGTTAGACAAAGCTATTCCTTCCTCAATCACTCCCTATTCCCTCTCCTCTGTCAAACCTTGTGTTCTCTGATATTTCCCCCCTCATCTCACCCTCATCTAATTTCAATCCGTTTGCCTCGTTTTCCTTCTCATCCTCTCTGCTTCTCCTCCAACGTCCacctcactctccctctccccacCCCAACACATCCTTTCTCTAACTTTCCAATCAcacgctctctccctcttctttccccttaatgtgttttttttctcgcCAAATCCGCTCTTTGTCGAAAAACTGCTCAGATGGGAGAACCAGAGAGCGGTATAGCAAAGGGGGAGCACATGAGAGTGAGAGACTGAACACAACAGGTTTATCTAAGGACTCAGTAGGCGTTGTGAAAATAGCAGCGCTTACACTTGAACCGCGGACAAGTAGTCAGCCTCGCTCGCTGAGAGCGCGGTCATGGCCGCCATTGTTATCGcccaaacaaacacaacaacaacagcaaccgcGGTGGTTGAAGGGTCATGTATTTCGTTTCAAGTTGAGCCGGTAAACAAAGTCCTTCAGCTCAAACGCTCCCACCTGGCGCCAAAGACGATTTCACGTCTGTGGTGAAACCGATTATATATGGCTGGGTATTTACTCACACTCCCGATGTTTTCTGAGCAGGCAGCTACTTCCGCCGGCGTGTCTTCTTCTCCTCGTTCATGGCAGATTTAACATGATAGCGGCTAACGGCAGACCGACTCAAACGTTTGTGTTCGTCTTTTCCATGAAATTACGCGTAGTCCACACGTACGGCAGTACTTTTTTTAACTTGGAGTTTCCTCCTTTGTTCTTAAAGAAATCTCGTCCACATAAGCACTgtttagagaaaaaaaaactcaaataaaGAGGAACTTAACACAACGGAAgcgctgtcaagagcatgccaaaccaccaggtggcgatataaccgtaaccctaaagccatgttggccaatcagaagccggGGGGAAAAAACGCTAACAAGCCATAGACGACTGTTCGCGTGAGTCTTTCGCAGCTATGTCTGAAAATAGAGCCGACGGGGGACCCACGCACCACGGCTCTGGAAATACTTCCCCACGGATGCCTCGTCGGGCCTCGTCCTGGCCTTCTCTCGGGAATTTCACGTCGCACACCAACGGCACACCACCTCCGCCCACGATGCTGGGAGTAACCACACCCAGCAACATGACAAAAAACGTGCTTGACGCAAATGGCGGCGGCTCTCTGCGGTCGGACAGCGAGCTCGACATGTCCGGCGGCCCGGCGGGGGACGAGGTTTTGGAAAGCGACACAAGGCAGCTCATAGCCAATTTTCTGGGGGAGTTCACGGGACTTTCTAAGCCGCGGTGGAAGCGGGACAAGGCTCTGTCGACTATGAAAAGGGTTGTGGAGGACGTTCTCGACAAACACCGATACGCATACAATGGTATGATCCACAAACTTGGGCTGGATGATCGAGGGGACGACTTGAGCTTCGTCTCCTCTGTAGCCAAGAGCTTATTCAGCGACGGGACCAGCAACTGGGGTCGCATCGCCACTTTAGTGGCCTTCGGGGCAGTTGTGTGTCAGCACCAGAAAGAGAGGGGCATGGACCACCGCGTTGAGCTGGTGGGCCAAGAGATCTCTTCATATCTCCTCTCTGACCAGCGGGACTGGCTAGTCAAAGCCAACTCATGGGGTGGCTTCGTCGACTTCTTTCAGGTAGCAGACCCCGAGTCCACGGTGAGGAACACACTCATGGCCTTTGTGGGATTAGCTGGTATTGGGGCAGCTCTCACCCTGTTGAGCAGGTGAACTTTTTGGACTCAAAAGGGACTTGTCTATATTTTGTCAAGTCAAGGGCAAcggatccccccctcccccaagaactCAGCTGGCACTTTAGAGCTCGGTGGATTATTCACCATAGCTTTTacttcatttcatttttatttcatgTAAAAAATCAGAAGTGTAAATAGGATTTGTGttatggcctgtgtgtgtgtgcgtgtgtgtgtgtgtgttttcttttaagTAGTTGTGCAAATAAAAATTGGcaaaaggaacaaaaaaaaagccgAAAACTGTTTTCCCTGTCAGCACGTCACCACTGAAAACGTAGTTTCTGAAAATGTTCACCCTGGAAGAAGTTTTCCAAAAGGTCAGTTTTCCAGTGACCTAAAATAGTTTGGGCAAAGcgcaaaaaaaatgtaaaaaaatagcgttttcaaaaatacccgtgtacGTGTGGACAAGGCATTAGCTTAATTTCGTGTATCTTTCGTTGGAAACTGATTTAATATCGAAGAAAATTCAGAGCAGGCTATGGTTATAATAATGATCATCATAATAACCATGTCTGTCACTACCACTGAGACAACCTGGTTCATGTCCTCCATGGCTTTGCGCTTTGTTTGATTTTCTCTGAGAAATAAAAGAAAACATTCCTTGAAATAATGCTCTACCACCAACATTTGTTGAAGCTCCACTGTTGATGTAAAGAAAAGAGCAAAGTGAGTAGATTCATCATGGTCCTACAAGAGGAAATTTATTGCCACATCCTGTGCACCAAAATACCTCCAAACATAGTGATATGAAGCATGCTGAAACGTGGAGATGGGGTGTCATTTTTGGGAGCCATCCTTCCAGAtatatagtgcatccggaaagtattcacaccccttcactttccccactttttgttatgttacagccttattccaaaatggattaaattcctttttttctcatcaatctacacacaataccccataatgacaaagtgaaaaaggttttgtagaaatttttgcaaatttattaaaaataaaaaactgaagtaTTGCATGtagataagtattcacaccctttgctatgacactcaaaattgagctcaggttcatcctgtttccactgatcatccttgagatgtttctacatcttgattggagtccacctgtagtaaattcaattgattggacatgacttggaaaggcacacacctgtctatataaggtcccactgttgactgcATGTaacagcagaaaccaagccatgaagtcaaaggaattgtctgtggaccttcgagacaggattgtatcgaggcacagatctggggaagggtacaaaaaaaattctacagctttgaaggtcccgaacagcacagtggtctccatcatttgtaaatggaagaagtttggatccaccaggactcttcctagagctggccgcccagccaaactgagcaatcgggggagaagggccttggtcagggaggtgaccaagaacccgatggtcactctgacagagctccagcgttcctctgtggagatgggagaaccttccagaaggacaaccatctctgcagcactccaccaatcaggtctttatggtagagtggccagacggacgcctctgctcagtaaaaggcacatgacagcccacttggagtttgccagaaagcacctaaaggactcagaccacgagaaacaagattctctggtctgatgaaaccaagattgaactctttggcctgaatgccaaacgtcacgtctggaggaaaccaggcacctctcatcaccttgctaataccatccctacagtgaagcatggtggtggcattaTCATGCTGTGGAGATGTTTTTCagaggcaggaactgggagactagtcaggatcgagggaaagatgaatggagcaaagtacagagagatccttgatgaaaacctgctccagagcgctcaggacctcagactgggacgaaggtttgcctttcaacacaacaacgaccctaagcacacagccaagacaacagagtggcttcgggacaagtctgtgaatgtctttgagtggcccagctagagcccagacttgaaccccattgaacatctctggaaagacctgaaaatagctgtgcagcaacgctccccatctaaccttacagagctcgagaggatctgcagagaagaatgggagaaataccccaaatataggtgtgccaagcttgtagcttcatacccaagaagacttgaggctgtaatcgttgccaagggtgcctcaaccaagtactgagtaaagggtgtgagtacttatgtacatgcaatatttcagttttttatttttaataaatttgcaaaaatttctacaaaacctttttcgctttgtcattacggggtattgtatgtagattgttgagaaaaaaggaatttaatccattttggaataaggctgtaacaacaaaaagtggggaaagtgaaggggtgtgaatactttctggatgcacaaTACCTCCACCTTAATGGTCTTCTCCAAAGGGCTACATCACTATTCCACCTCCCCTGCTTGTAAACTTCCAATAATACTTCCAAATTCAATACAGTGTCACATTCAGGTCAGCATGTGTCATGGACGCTGCAGTAGGTCAAGAATTGAGGCCAAGAAGTCATTTTGAGGATCAATTCACAGAACTGGGTCTCTGAAACATACAAAAGGATCTGTAAGCATAACCTCTGAGGATGTTATTGCTGGAGTACATGTTTCTGTCTAAAGATAGCTCGCCCAAAGTGAAGCAGCACTGACTTTTGGCCCTATTCAGAGTAATATTAACTGTAATCAGGCAACAAGAAAAACTGGTGATATTTGCGCACATGGAAAAAGTCAAGCTAAAACAAACGTGTAGATTCTGCCACTAATGGCAACTGATTTTCATGATACTGTATTGTGTTCTAGGAAATTGCGACTCTTCTTCACCTTGATTTAACAAGGAAACTATCTTTGGATGATTTTAGACTTCCATTTGGCAAAAAGATTTCATCAACCCAAGCCTACATCCTTTGGGATACTTTCATCCATGGCGTTCTATTTTTTACGTTTATTTTGGAGAATAACTTCATTGGTGCCCCACAGAAAATTGTCATAATTGCTGCACTTCATACATCAGCGCCCTTGAGTTGTACAGCAAAAGTACTGCTCCACATGACAAACACATTAACCAGCTGCTGGGTGTTGTAGCTGCTGTGCATTACTTTTCCATATCACAGCTTCGCTAATCCTGATGTGTCGATATGAGGCATTGTGTAATTCTCCACCTGCTTGGTCTTCCTTTCTGGACAATCTGCATTGAGGACACACCCAAACTCCAGAGTTTCCGGTGCATCTGTGTGAAACTCCCAACTGCAGAGACTTCCATAGAGTAGTTTCGACGATGAAGTTTCCAGCCATTTGACTGTTTGACTTCCCTGGTGACTTTGACACACCGATGATCTACACTCGTGTATAACCGTGATTGTTTTTGACTGTTTTCGGGTGTTTTTTGACATTACTTTGGTTTTTAATTTACTGGCTTACGGGTAGAGATGAGATAGCAGGCTTTTGGCTGCCACCCTCTGACACACAGATGGCAAGGCTAATTATTACGAAACAAGCCTCCGGAGTgctcacgcgcgcacacgcactaaCCCACaaacgcgcacgcacgcgcacaaacACTTTTTCTAGTCCACACAAAAGTTCCATCTAAACTAATTACAAACACAATCATACACACCCTCTTGAAACGCTTTTGCACACTAATAGACCTCTCAAGTCTCGTCAATTTGATGCCTGAATAATGGATTACAGATCCATACTTATTTCAGCTAATCAAAAATTGCATattagtgttttgtttttgtttttttgtctctaACTACGTCCAATGTAGTTATTCGAACATTTTGATTTAGATTATATCACAGTTTTGCATTATTAATCTGTCGAGATGGATTCTGCTGTGAGTTTTGAATTCAGGGTTAAAatagtgtaaaaaaacaaaacaaactggcaACAAAAAAGACGCATCACTAGGACACATCAATAGTAATAGCCCAAAATAAAGCCGCTGGACATGCAAATGGTCAGAGGGATTTGACACGTTCTCTGATGAATGTGAAAGGCTATCATGATCCAAGTTGTCAGAACAGGACAAACAGAATCCTCACCATGGCCATTAGACATCATTATGGCCATTCTGAAAAGTTACGAGTATTTTTCCTTCGGCGTTCTCAGCGTATCTGATTTTGAAGATCATCCAGAGTTGTTAGAGGCTGAAATAGCAGAAAGGGGTTGAAATTGAAACCTATCATGCCAAAAGCAGGGTATGCTTCTTAACAACACTTATTTTTCACTCATTTGCCATTTTAAATTACAGCTTCAAAGacttccgtccattatccaaactgcttatcctgctctcatggtcgcggggatgctggagcctactttGCATATGGCTTTAATGTTTAAAGCATCCCAACATGATTCAAATATGGAATGGAAAAAAGTAGTGCGTCCATTTGCAATTATATTTTAAGATTGACGCACCAGGCCACTGCCGTCGGTAAGCGTCTGTGGCCCTGggtttgcggtgtgtcccgcaccgttggcacCAGCCGGACCCCTGTGGTCGCTCTTCGGCCGACCCACCATGTTGACAcggcggcggagcccgtcggtgagagcgcTCACTCTGATTGGTTAACGacgaagtcaagaggccacacacagaaggCGCTTCTCATTTTTCGCCGCCgcctcttcctttcttcttccacAACCAAAAGACCAAGGGCTGACAACGCCAGTGCCATTTGCAACTTTTTATCCGAGCTATATTACGACACCGTCTTTAGTGAGCGACAGTTGGGCGAAAATGGTAAGCAAGCGCTGCTTTGTTAATGGTTTGTATATCCgcagtcctgggtcttccggtttcaaTTTTGAATGAAgaatacagactaccgccacctgccTGTATGGGGAGTTATTTCCTCTCGCGCAGGCGCAGAACGTAGTCTTTGCGGCATATTCAagcgctactttttggcccagacggcaggcgacgtggggcgacgcaacagtcggcgttcgtcgccgctagttctcGTGTGTCGGTTTGGTATGTCTGGCACTCCTTTGgcatttttggctggaccggaccagCGAGTCAGCCCTACAAACACGAACGTACCTGACTGACTTACTGACtcactgagtgatcagtttgacacggcTGGGCCGCTGGATTAGGCGACCAACGACGTCACCGAATTTACACAGTTAGTCGGCCTATCAACGACGCCCCTGCTAAACACGGAAGTGGAAGTTTCTCTATTGGCCGTCGCACTTTCAGCATGAGTCGGCGCAGCGGTTCCAGCTCGGTCCACATTTATCACACGCTAACGAATGGAATATATTTCTGCTGCGGATACAACTGGAACGCTAAACACAGAATGTGTTGCTGCTCTTTCCGCATCGGTTtatgcactgtaacagtccagcataggACTAGAGTAGAGGAGAAAAGGGCTCTCCGTGcactgagaggcatgagggagagcgcaccgccgcagccgggaagctaacccggggcgactgcgctaaccagtcaactaaagggtccgacccattagccaagggctagcgagtctactcatacgtggtcgttacaattagggttgccaaccgttccatATAATAAGGAATCgttaaggaatcgttccttattatacTGTGGCGAGTTCTGGGGGGCTACCACAGGAActcccgcagccgggacgcgaacccgtatcgctaaccgctcgactgaagggtccgacccgtcagccagcgggtcATCTCTGGTGGGGATTATTCCAACTACAGGTGAGAGATTGACCATCTGGTTGCCCGGTgtggccaaaacaacttggagcgcaatgctctaaagacagtggagatggttgtggacttcagaaagaaCCCATCCCCCACCCGCCCCATCACCCTCTGTGGCTCCCAGTTGACACTGGTGAATCCTTCCACTTCCAGGGCACCgtcatcacccaggacctcaagtgggggctaaatatcagct is a genomic window of Lampris incognitus isolate fLamInc1 chromosome 14, fLamInc1.hap2, whole genome shotgun sequence containing:
- the LOC130124427 gene encoding induced myeloid leukemia cell differentiation protein Mcl-1-like produces the protein MSENRADGGPTHHGSGNTSPRMPRRASSWPSLGNFTSHTNGTPPPPTMLGVTTPSNMTKNVLDANGGGSLRSDSELDMSGGPAGDEVLESDTRQLIANFLGEFTGLSKPRWKRDKALSTMKRVVEDVLDKHRYAYNGMIHKLGLDDRGDDLSFVSSVAKSLFSDGTSNWGRIATLVAFGAVVCQHQKERGMDHRVELVGQEISSYLLSDQRDWLVKANSWGGFVDFFQVADPESTVRNTLMAFVGLAGIGAALTLLSR